The Fragaria vesca subsp. vesca unplaced genomic scaffold, FraVesHawaii_1.0 scf0511453, whole genome shotgun sequence nucleotide sequence TGTTTTTCTCCTGCCCGTTTAGTGATCCAGTACAGCCTGGAGGTAGAAAAGGATACGTAATGGGGGAGAAGGAGAGCAGGAACAAATTTCAAGTATGAGAATAGAGATTGAGCTATTTAATCATAAGTAACAAGCACCAATTATAGTTGTATGGTTCTGTTAAGTCTGCTTAACCACAGTATCACACTGGATTTGAAAACATCGAGTGGAGAAAATAGAAGATACATGAACAAACAAGAAATGTCACGTGGTGGCAAAACGAATAATTAGGACACcaaatattttccttttgctttTTAATGACATGTTATGAGAAACTATCTAACAACAGTCATTATAAGTTCGGTACCCTTCTTTGACAGCAATCGAGAGAACCATCATGCTCAAAGCTAGAGACGGGTGCTCCATGTCAACTCCATGGTGATGTCCACTATGCTGATGGTTATGATCTATCAATGACTGACTAACTACTTCTGGATTTGCTGAATACAGTCCCTGCACATGGAACATAACAGTTTCTAAGCTGAAATACAGAGTGAATGAGTGACAACAATAACGCCTGTCCCAGcataaaatttactaaataTAACTGTAAATTACCATCAAAATGTCCAAAGCATGCCATCCAATGCCACCAGCAGTCCCCAACAGCATACAAGAGATTCCAAGCGCTCCTAGAGTCTCGAATTTCCCATGTCCTGAATCCACAATtgcaaaacaagaacacaatTGTAACAAAACACATATGAAAAAAGACACCAATGCAGCACAATCTAAGATCAAAATGGAGTAGCGTGTAGGTACAAATCAAGAGTGACCATATGGGTGTTCTTTGTCTCTCGGAGCCTTGGCAACTTTAAAAGACAATAACGCAATGCTGCTAAGAACCTGCATTTACAGTAGCATAAAATCACAAACTGTAATCACCATAATTCAAGAGACTCtggtaaagtaaaa carries:
- the LOC101307650 gene encoding metal tolerance protein C1-like — protein: MGFRFRNLNSIRTKLATLCTPNHSHPISQTLNSHLRQNPIYSIPRRWHLGHSHGPDEDYGKEGEKIFRLGLAADIGLASGKALTGYLSGSTAIIADAAHSVSDVVLSSIALLSFKVAKAPRDKEHPYGHGKFETLGALGISCMLLGTAGGIGWHALDILMGLYSANPEVVSQSLIDHNHQHSGHHHGVDMEHPSLALSMMVLSIAVKEGLYWITKRAGE